From the genome of Castor canadensis chromosome 18, mCasCan1.hap1v2, whole genome shotgun sequence:
acagtGAGAGTGGAAGAGACTGAGAAGGAAGGCAAGATAAAGATACGGGGAGGAAAGAgacttgactttttcttttttatttaagacAATGTAGCCCAGAATAGACCTGAACTCTTGATTCTATCTCAGATTCCCAAATGGTGGGTACCACTATGCCCACCATAAGGGCTTACGTTTCCAAGTGGCCATATCATGTTCTGATCTACATACCCAAACATACAAATGAGAGAAATATATCTTGTTTAAGCCAATATGATTTAACAGACCAAAATAATTCTAATTAGTGTAATTCCCAATCATATGGACATAGGTTCATGAAATAAGCACATAATACAACTAATAACATCTCTACCTACAATCTTTAAAATATGTAACattagctatttatttatttatttttgggtggaactgaggtttgaactcaggagtttgcacttgcaaaacaggtgctctgccacttgagccacacctcaagtggacctccagtccattttgctctggttattttgaagacggTGTCTTCAaaataggctggccttgaaccatgatgctcctgatctcagcctcccaagtagctaagattataggcatgagacaccaatACCCAGGAACaggttctatttttctttcctttttttgtctttttccctccttctctacCTCCCTCCCTTTGCCCTTCTCAAAATGGTGTTATTTTAAAGGATACTGCCTATTTTTTAATAATCTTGTGACCAAATGGTTCTATTAATCCAATTAGAGAAGAATGGATGTGAGAAACTTAGAAAGTATGATGGAGTTCACTTAATAAGAGCCTACAGTCcctcctcaaagaaaaaaaacagcctACAGAAAGAATTTCTGGAAGTGATCAAAAATCTCTTCAGTATTCAAATATAGAAGCACAATCTACAAGCCATTTACAGTAAATTATCTTAATTACAGAGTAGtaataaaacaaacagcaaaatgcAAGGATACCAGTTATCTGGGCACTCTTGACTATCATTCTAGACTTAAAACTAGATGACTTTAGGTGTAATGACATCGTATTCTGATGTTCTGATTAAAGACTTCAAAGGTTGACGAGGcatcagtggcttatgcctgtaatgctagctactggggaagcaaagatcagaaagatggaggttcaaagccagcctaggcaaatagctcacaagaccctattttgagttacagagtggctcaagtggcagagcacatgcctaacaactgtgaggccctgagttcaatatcaccaaaaaataaaaaaaataaaaaaactatgaAGGTCTATGTATAGTTCTATGGATAATACAAAACACTTACTACACTCAACTTACAACAAACTGGAACAAAAACACCTTCAGTGCACTCACTAACACACAGAATACCCAACAGGCATACAAACattagttttgggtttttttttttcccctattatGTCAGTGCTGGAGACGGAACTGTAACACTGGGAGAAGGAAGGTTAATCTAAACACAATGCATAGTTCTTTTTGTTGAAAAGCATCCCAGAAAAATGTACCTTATCTCCATCcataaatctttgtttttctgtgatgTTTAGTATCTCCACAGGCACATCAAGTTCAGACCTTGACTCGTAAGATATGCTTCCATCATCGTTGCTCACAACCCGCCCCTTACGGCCAGTCATCTGAGAAGCCAAACAGATGACACAGTTAATGTACCTGTGACAAGATGCATGAAGGGCAGTACTTACTTAAGAAAACCAGGTGACACAGTGAAATCAGGCACTGGAATACAAAAACTGAACATGAAGAAAGCTGGCCTGTGGCTATGATCACAAAAGCTGAATGACAAGTGCACCAACCAACACCAGGGGCTGAGGACAAACACTCAGAAACTGGGGATAGGACTTCAAGAGCcctaactagagcaaaatgagaGTTCAAGATCTACAGAAGAAAACTAGACAGATTTTATGTGATGAAACCCCATACCACTCATTCTACAGGGTTTTACGCTTTCATTTTGTAGGGCTTAAAAGTGGCAAAAATGTTACCAACAGACATATACCCCTTTATCAAGTCTCATTTTACCTCAGCAACATTCTCGGGGCCACCAAGTTCATCAATAAGCTCATCCAGTGTGTTGGGAGGGAGGTCTTCAGCTAGTTTTTCTAGTTTATCGAGCAAGTCTTTCTTCATCTGCTGTGCCCTTTCCACAGCATCCTGACTGGTTATAAGGCTACTGTTACTGTTGGTATTACTGTTAGCTAGACAAAGAACATTTGTTAAAGTCAGTACAAGTTTAGGTATTTGTGTAACGTAAAAGTATGCCTCAAAGATAAAGCAAGGTACATAGATACCTGGTGCACTATTAGGAGCAGGTGAGATAACTGGTGTAGATGAAAAACTAGGTCTTTTTGAGCCAAGACCTGACGCTAATAAGGCACTTTGAATAGAATCTGGATctatacttttcttcttttttttatctttgtttttcttgtgctCTTTTCTGATTAACCAAGGATCTAAAAGTTAAGGAAAGATATGTGTCAAATCAattattaaaacaagcacagaatcTTTAAAGGAGACAATACCCCCTCTTTTTTTTACTATTACCTGATTACATGTAAAATTACCAACTACAGTGTTCAGTACACCCAATTCATTCACCACATGGAGTACAAGTCCATATTCTGAGGTTAAACATAACTCTAGAAAGCTGGATACAGTGGCTTATGTACATAATCCCAGCGACTTGAGAGGTGGTCAGAGGTTTGGGGTCAGTGGTCAGCCCAAACATAAAATGAGAGTTTtaactcaaagaacaagctgggcatgggtgGTTTATACCTGAGAAACGTAGATGTAGtaggccagccccagacaaaagcatgagaccctatctgaaaaataaccacaacaaaaagaGTTCAGGTGtctctcaagtggtacagcactaaGATCTAACCCCAGCaataccaagggaaaaaaaaaaaaatgaagaaagaaaaaatccaaaacatCACAGAAGTTGGGTCTGGTGTCATATGTCTACAATACCAGTactcaggactggaggtgtggctcaagcagtagagcacctgctctgcaagtgcccagtacttaggaggctaaagcaggaggatcacaagttcaaggccagcctaggctacacagcaaaatACTGTCTTCTCAAGAAGTAACTCCACAAAGCTCTAGCTATCTCACCTATGAGGCTCCAAACTCCAAAAGATAGATAAGCTTGCTCTTTATGAAGCAAAATATTAGAATCTGTGCAATCATttataaaacaggaaaacaaaagtttAATGCAAAAACCCATTTTCAAATACACTGGAGTGTGACTTTCCTTTGGTTCACATCAAATACACAGTGGACCTACCATCTTCATCATCTTCACTAGACTCATCTCTAAATGGGTTGAAATCATCATCATCTCCAGAGCTCATGTTCTTAGAGCTCTCGTAGTCACTTTCTTCATTGTCAGAAGCATCAGACTCACTTTCACTGTCATCAGAACTGCTACCTGTAAGGCCGCCAACTTTTCGTGCTTTTTTGGCTTCTCGAGTTATTTCTTCACCTACCCTCAAGTCCCAGACAAGAGAATCAGCcccagggaaggaggcagggagagagaaagggggggggggggggggaggaaggaaggaaggagagaaaaaaaaggacatcACATTTTATTCATGAGTTACTTTCAATGAAAAGTATAGACAGAAACGATTTACATATGTACCAACAAATAGAATTCCCAAGTAAGTGTTAACCTTTTGGAATGCCCTAAGAACTCAAGTTAAATACAATTACTTTATAGAAGAAATCTGATTACATAGTACAAACTCAAGGCTGCcttcaaatatataaatttaaacaaaTCCAGGACAACAGAGTTAAAACAATCTCTAGCACTCTCATAATTTATGATGTTGAGAGAAGAGTCCTGATAACTAAGTTTAGGAACATGAAGAGTTATGAAGAACAATTTATAagatctcattttttaaagataaacaaGGTGTTCTTTTGATTACCTTACTTTATTAAAAAGTTCTCTTACGAGAGACACAGTGAAAACATAATTTCAGAAAGAGAAACACCGTTTTTAGCCATTCTAAAATACCACTGATTCTAAGATACAACATTGTATTTCTGtgctactaaaataaaaataatgatgccAATTTACAATGGCCAATTCATTTTCAGACATTAGAaggtagggggaaaaaaaaaccttatctcattttgttttgttggtactgaatgtgaaacccagggccttgagcatgctagagTATCATTGCTGATCTTTATATTATATCAATATCACCATTTTAGAAAAAGAGGAATTGATAAGCTAACTTCTGAAAGTTATTAGAAAGCATCTAAACACAAATTCAAGTTTGCACACCTAATAATTAGATAGCTAACCAAAAGCCTCTTTAAAAAGTCTTAATTAACCACCCAGTTCTACATATATGAAAAGGCAGCTCTGACAATACAAAGTCCCAGATTTTAGCTCGCATGCATCATTCATGATGCTGTGTGAACCTGGGTGTGCTCCTTCACCTCTTAAATCATTCTGTGTTTTAGTTTTCTGTCTATGAaactggaaaaataagacctaatTTCCTAAGGATACAATGTACACATAAGTGCTTGACCAGAATTCCTAGTACCAGAGAACTGTTCCTGTCCTAATTTAAAACAAGGGGGAGGTGGGTTATCCAAAACTACATGAGCAACAGTAAACAGAGATACTCACTTGACAATTCAAGGAAGGCAATTCATTTCCAAAACACAACTGCTTCAAATGCTCAAATTCATAGAACTTTCAACACCAACTACTTGAAGAGTGCTCACCTTTCCGcttctttactttgttttctttacaaGGACTATCTCTTGGTGAACTGTTGTTACTTGGAGCTGTCAAATCGATTCCTAGTAAACTATAAAGTTTCTTCCTGTCTGGAGCAGGGAAGTGTTTCTCAATGAGTGACTGCAATACTCCTCTGCAGGAGAAAAACAGTAACAATTAACTGCTTCACTTGGTAAAACAAATCATTGTGTGCAAAGTCTTACCGAACATATTTCATTAAGAGAAATATATTTTGgctggagtggcttaagaggtagaatacttgcctagcaagtatgaagcctgagttcaaatcccagcaccacccaaaaaaaaaaaaaagacccaaagagAAATACTTTGTCCAATCTTCCAAAATACTGCAAGCCAAgccatatatgtaatttttaaattttcaagaagTTACACATACTAACATATGTCTGTAGTCCAGATACGTGGAAGGCTGAAGTGACAGGGTCACTTGAGCCCAAAGGTAGAGTTgaacctgggcaacacagtgagaacaACAAAGGTGATGGGCTCAAGTGCTTGCTTGTTtgccatgcacaaggcccttgtTTCttgtttaatccccagcaccacaaggggaagaaaaaaaaaaaaaaactaattttattattttaatgttaataaatttttatttaataattttacaagCAGAATTATGTTTTGATTGGTTCATCAAGGTCACCTCTAAAGCGGGTTTTTATTCCAAGATAGCCCTCTTTAAAAATCCAGTTGCCCTATCAGCCCTACATGACAAAAACTAAGATAATCAAACCATAACCAAGAAGGAGCACACAACTACAAATGTTACACTAACATGCAGTATTTGGATGTTATAAAATCTCACTAGCAATGAAGTAGCCATTAGAAAAGTCCTGTGGCTTGCAGTTATTTCTGCTGGGCGACAGTGTTCCCAGTAGGTTGACTGCTAACAAAGTAGCATATAGAAAGCCTACTGGGAAAATTTTTTATGGTCATGTCCACAGCAAATGAGAAACTGCATTCTAAAAGCCTTGGTCATGGCTATTAGAAAACTAATTtcaataaaaactttttatttaactcaatagatcactttggtttttttgcttgtttgttttgtaggggtactggggcttgaactcaggacctacatcttgaaccacttcattagccctttttggtgataagtatttttgagatagggtcttgtgaactatttgcctgggctgactttgaacctggatcctcctgatctctgcctcctgagtagctaggattacaggcgtgagccactggcacccagcaaaagTACTACTTTTAAAAGTAGGTTTCAATTACACCTATCTTCAAAGGGGCACCTGAAGACAATAAATTACAGAGGCAGGGTTATGTTGGTCATTTTACTACCAGAGATCACATTTTTAAAGCACTGTGAGTTTTACAAAAGATTTGATTACATTGGGACAACCTACAGCTTCAGTTCTCGCAAAGAATGGTAATTTCaaatacatgaaagtaaaacTAAAAGTAACTCACGGTATCTCAGGTTTCCAAGATGTATATGACAAACATCAAGTCCTTCTGTGTGTGCGTACCATTTCAGGATTATAAGATATTTATGTTGAGCCAGCCTCTCTGCTCCTATGCCCTGCATGTCAGAGtgctccttcttccctttctattattTCTCCCTGCTTTGCCCTGCTTTACTAAATAAACCCATGCTAATCTTAAGATGTCTATGCTATTGCTTTCCAACAGATACTGTGCTATATAGGAAAGCACAGAATTGCAAAAACTTAgctgagaaaaatgtttaaagataCAGGTGAAGCAGAAGTTTTAACTCAAGGAAATGTCTAAGTAaaaactcagaaagaaaaccaaaaatattacTTGGCAGTTGAAACAAAATCATTTAGTTCTCCTCCGCCCTCTTCCAAGGCCTCTAAAGTTCTAGCTTCTCCTGTAGACTGCAGACCAATTACAACACACTGGAGAACAGAAAATAcattaattagaaataaaaatatacttgcTTTCTTATCAACACTTACTAGTATTTTTAAGCCATTTCAACCAATGACCTTCATCATTGTAAAAGAGACTCCTGCTTTACTTATTCTATATATTTGAGACATTCTCTGTATCAAAAACTTAGGAGACAGATTATAATAGTGAGCATGATTATTGTCCCTGCCCTTATGGAGTTTAAAGTCCTTTGTGTTTCAAGCAAATACATATTGGTCAAACAGAAAGCGTAAGGCCATAGAGATCAAGAGGCTATCAGCGTTAGGTCATGTAAGAAAAGATCAGATTGAATTTATTTCATTACGCTTTGAACTATGTAATTCTCTACACAGTCACTGCTTTTATGAACTTCACAAAATGTACTTAATGTCATACTACAATTAGTATCTTCACATTTATCCTTCAGGAAGACTCACCCCCTCAAGAAGCAAACAACTTAACCAAACAGAACAATTTCTTAATGTGTTCTTCCAACTTACTTTTCCATTCTTAATTTCTTCCCGAGCTAATTGCACAACTCGTTTAACCTTGGATGCTATGCACAAGTATTTGAAAAACCTCTGGTGAGCAGACCAGAACTGACCCCACATGGACTTCTTCATTCGCTGTTCAGCATCAATCAGATCTGCAGCTTGCTGAAATCGCTCTCTGGCAATGACCCACTGAAAGTACAatcaacatttttcatattttatctttgagtgtATTATTTAAAATTGACCCACTCAATCAACATAATCCAGTAATTTAGGAATCACTAAACAATAGTTGTTAGGATGCTCAGTTTTTAGGATGTCTCAAAATTCTTCCTACTTAATGCAGTCATTTTAGGAGGAAACACACATTTGCATTGTACTTTTGAGAACTATGTGATTGAAATAAAGTTATTGTTTTGAATAATGAAGTGAAACTCTGTAGTCTGTAAAGTATAATGGTTAAATAGCACAGCCTGTCATGTCTGTTGTTTCACAGCAGAAATGCATTCTTGTCAGCTGACAGACATCACAATGGACAAAACTGACAAAACCAACTAGTAGAAACATTATCAAGTACATAAAAAAACCTAGGAATTAATGCCAGctacagtggctcacagctgtaatcccagctatccaggaagtacagatcaggaggactgtggttcaaggccagcccaggcagaaagtctGCAAGACCCCATTGTCAATCAATAAAGCTGTGGCGGGTCCATGTTATCCTATATAAACTGAAAGTATAAATAGGATCATAATCACAACCCActggggcaaaaacacaagacactacTCTAAAagttactaaagcaaaaaagaaataggggtgtggatcaagaggtagagcactaagcctagcaaatgtgaagcctcaagttcaaaccccaggagttttaaaaaaaaaaaaaaaaaaactaaaaaaaaaatccataggaATGAAGAAACGTCTCACCAGCTTGACAGCTTTGTTATACATTTTAACATAGCTCTGAGAAAGAAGAACTTCCTCAATTTTGAAGGTCACTCCAGTAAAGCTCAGCTGTCGTGCAATGTACATTCCTCTAAGCTTCATATCCATAGCAACTATTTCCATGGCACCAACACCtctgaataaaattaaagcaCACAGTAACTATCAATAAATAAAGTAGGACTTCAATACAGAATGGCAGGGTTTTGGCAGTAACACATCTGTTAGATTGCTGCTGACAACAATGTGCGCTGTAAGCTGCGTTACCTGCGTTCCACTGCTTGAATAAAATCACTGAATTCTCTAAATGGAGTTCCCTCACCCCATATTCCAAGTCGGTTCATATAGGCCATGTTTCGTGGTTCAGAAGCACctgaaaaaaccccaaatatatATTATAGCAGCAAAAATAATGTGCCTGTACCTTTTTAATTAGAGAACTACTCACCAGTCGCACTAGCATAAACAACTCTGGCTTTTGGCAATTTGTTCTGAAGCTCTAAAACAGCTAAGCCTGTCTTGGTTGGCTTTGAAGAACCTACAGGGCATAAGTTTTTTGCTTTATGACATTCATCAAACACTATCTGTAAGGAACAAGTTAAGGAATGAACCACACTAGTAGTTAAGTGCCTACAAACTTTCAGGAAAGTTTCATTTCATTCCCCAAGGCCTtcaggttgttttcttctttaagattACACACATACCTGgttgccagtggttcacacctgtaatcctacctactcaggaggaagagatcagaagaatcttggttcaaggccagctgagacaaaaatcaagaaactacctcaaaaaatacccaacacaaaaaaaaggctggtggagtggctcaagaggtagagtactagcctagcaagcatgagaccctaatttcaaaccccactactgccagaaagaaaaaggaaaaaaaaaaaaaaaaagattatccacATCAAGTAAGCCTTCTCCAAGGCTCTCCTATTCTACCTCCTTTGCACCCTTCTCCTCTAATCTCTGAGACACTCACTGAATTTGGTATTTGTCCCAGCCAGATATTTAATTCTTAATCCCAGTGGAGAAAAGGATCCAGTGTGACAAGAACTCTCCACTACACAAGTTTTATGACTGTAACCAAAACAGCCAGCATTTCAAAACATGGTGTCCCCTCATAAGATCCTCTCTGAGCAAGTAAGTTTGGAATTGCTAAGTTAACCacattctttctttagtttccttGAGTGAGTTACCACGTAAACAAGCAATGTGAATCCCAAGTGGAGAACAGAGTAATCAGCATTCCCTATACCTAGTAACATTTTCCTAAATCGAGAACTTAACTATTGGTCTCCTATCTGACAGACACAGAAGAGATCTGGCTTTCCAGGCCCTTGGGACACTAATCCTTGAAGCGCTCATCCCAACAATTTACTTGATCTCAAGAGTCTTCTTTTCCAGAGGTAAATTTTCTTCACATAACTTTTGtgcctttaaaaaatagataCAGGACTAGGAATACACTGCAGCAGCAGAACACTGCAAAATCCTTAATTCAATCCCAGGTCCACCAAAATAAAGACTACAAACATATCTGTTTTCTCTATTAGAGGATACTACTCCATCGAAGTCATCACCACACCAATGCAGCAGCTGTTTCAACCGAGTTTTGTATTTACCACCGGACTGGCTTTCACCAATAAGGGACGAATAGGTAGCAAAAATAACACCTTTTTTCACGCTCCCATTATGTTTAGAAGaaatttttccatatttaaactgaaagaaaagaaaagaatttaattaGTTCATCTGTCCCTTGGTAACAAACTTCTATAGCAGAACATCTTaagggttttttgggttttggtttggtttggttttggtgggattgagctttgaactcagggctttgtgcttgcaaaacagtgCTCAACAGATAcatctgcagtccattttgctctggttattttggagatagggggtcTCCAGAACTTTGCTCTAGCTAgactcaaaccataatcctcccgttctcagccacccaagtagctaggattataggcatgagccactggcacatggcTATAGCGGGAGAGCTTAACCTGAAAGGCTCAGAAATATCAAAGTACCTCCTAAGGTGATCTATAACATTTCTTATATAtgtacacaagcacacacacacacaagtttgtTGCACAAAGATCCAATTTTCAAACTCTCAAAAAAGTCACAATACTTGCTCTACAAATATGTGCTGTGCACTTAAAATATACAAAGCACTATGATTAAGTTCTAAGAGACTATAAGAATTATGACGGCTGGAGAcccagctcaagtggcagagagcttgcctagcaagcacaaggccctaactTCTGGGTGCAAAAATCACAACCACCACCCCAAAAAATCATGAGTGATAGTTAAATGTACCCTTTAATTACACtgctaagaaataaaaaacatttctacataccattttcatgttttttgagtGCTCTGTGGTAATTTAACCATCAACCCACTCAACTCAGTACAGCTTACCCAAAAAAGCCACTGATAAGCAGGGCATCTTAACAACAAACACTGAAACTCACATgggaagcactttttttttttttgcagtactgggaattgaactcaaggcctacacattaagccactccaccagccctttttttatgttgggttttttctagatagggtcttgcaaactttttgcccaggctggctttgaaccgagatcctccttgaatagctaggattacagcagtgagccactggcaccaggacTACATTAATTCATTTTCAAGGGCTACCAGGGAGGTACCTGTAGGAGCCATGTCTCTTTCTTCTACCTTTATAAGCAACAACAGGTACATGTATGACAGTAAAGAGTTGCTAAATGAACACTAAAATTCTAATGACTTTCTACTGTGTTTTAGACACTGATGCTCACTTTCTTCCACTATATAGAATTGCTAACACAGGTAAAGGTATTCATCTCCAAGCCACAACAACTCACTATATTCTATACAGGATATGATGACCTATAGCAATAAGCACCCTTATAGTCATATAAAATTATTCTACAGGCTGGGTGTAGTAGCTCACtccggtaatcccagctactaagaagTCAGAAGCAGGATCAGGGGTACAACTTCCAGCTCTATCAATAAGCCAGTGATGGTGACctgcacctgtaatctcaactatgcAGGAAGCCTTAAGTATGAGAATCAAGGTCTCAggtcagccctgggaaaaaacatgaggccctacctgaaaaataactaaagcagaaaaagggctggggatatgggtcaagtagtagagtgactgcctagcaagaatgagatcctgagttcaaaagtacagtaccaccaaaacaataatAACTAAAATTACTCTCAAAACTAAGACAAGAGAATAATTCCCTTATAATAGGGACAATCCCTATGTTGTTTGCCACTGCACAACCACTGCCTGGCATGCTATTTGGTGCAAGGTAATCCACAAACCAGTAATAGTAACTAGCACTCACTATACTTTCTGCAGAATAGCTCATTTAACCCTAGTAACAACCCAGCAGAGTAAACATTATAATTCCTATCTCACAGATGAGTCCATATTTACTGAATGGTCATACCTTATTTAATGAATGAACCAAAATGTTCTTTGCTCCAATATCCCTCAAATCCCTTTCAGCATCATACTTTAAGTCATTTGAAACACTAAACCTGTcattaaaagggaaaaaacagaaaaaaaaaagttaaatttaaattacaCTTTCATTCTTCAAAATTAAGGAATAAAGTCAGGGCTTGACACTTGAACACACTTACTCATTTAAATCCATCTCTACATGCTAAAGTATCTGCTCACAAATAAAAGCTTCCACAGCCATTCCTCAGCACTTACCATAATGCTCTTTTTCTACTCAACAAGTAATTTTCATAGATGATTCCTGCTATCGTCCTGCCTTTTCCTACTCCAGCACCATCACCTATCAAGAAGCCAGCACGATCTCCATTAGGTAGGAATGTTTCGtgttgctaaaaaagaaaaagctagtaATTAACGCTTCATATAGGTTGATTAATCTTTCGTATAGTTTACAGGATATACTTATACCacctatttttatataaatagctCAGATTGGCCTTTAGTATGGATACTTTCTATAGAATTACTATATAATCTTTCCTTCTGCCCTTCCAGGCACCAAGAAACTAAGTTAACAAACTGGTAAGGAGTCCTGAACACCCCTTTCAACACTTGCACAATAGAATGCAAACACTGACATCACACACAACTGTAGGGGATACTCAACTACTCAGGTCGTTACTTATTTTGAGACATGGAATATGATCAAAACTCTTCGAGACAGAGTTATAACTCTTGTTCATGTCATTTTAAAAGTCTATACAATACACTACACAGTGCAGTAACACCAGTTCATTAAAGCACCCCAACAGTGTGAGCACTCAAATCTCCACAGCTGAGGGGAGAAACAAACATACATGCGCTAAGGAACAGATACCTAGAATAGAATTGTAGTTAAAATTTATAcactaattctttatttttttattgttctgcatTCTTCATTTAGACACATATTCACAGTAAACTCCAAAAAGGTTACCAACCCGTCATTTCACTGGCAATGCACTGGCCCATAACAATGGTAGAACTTCTCATCTTCTAACAtataaaacttctttaaaaaaatagtattcaTAAGGTTTTCACTTCAGGAAACTTTACCTTTGGATTTAAACAACTACGCTGTATGGACTAagatataaaaagataaatattgtaCATAATCATAAATACCTGGGCAGCATATGTAATCGCCTCAAGCTGCAATGCTGACAGCCAGCCATTATCAATGGTTTCTTCAGAAATGGATGTTTTATACCAAACATCAGGAGGAGTAACACTGGATAAAGAGCTAGTTTCCACTACAGCATCTGGGTGACGCAGGCCAATTTTTActgaaagtaaaatttaaaaatattcatttaaatca
Proteins encoded in this window:
- the Sbno1 gene encoding protein strawberry notch homolog 1 isoform X3; this translates as MVEPGQDLLLAALSESGISPNDLFDIDGGDAGLATSTPTPPVQQQQPPSTTTFVLNQINQLPTLGSTIVMTKTPPVTTNRQTITLTKFIQTTANTRPSVSAPAVRNAMTPAPSKDQVQLKDLLKNNSLNELMKLKPPANIAQPVATAATDVSNGAVKKESSNKEVARIWINDMKMRSFSPTMKVPVVKEEDEPEEEDEEEMGHAETYAEYMPIKLKIGLRHPDAVVETSSLSSVTPPDVWYKTSISEETIDNGWLSALQLEAITYAAQQHETFLPNGDRAGFLIGDGAGVGKGRTIAGIIYENYLLSRKRALWFSVSNDLKYDAERDLRDIGAKNILVHSLNKFKYGKISSKHNGSVKKGVIFATYSSLIGESQSGGKYKTRLKQLLHWCGDDFDGVIVFDECHKAKNLCPVGSSKPTKTGLAVLELQNKLPKARVVYASATGASEPRNMAYMNRLGIWGEGTPFREFSDFIQAVERRGVGAMEIVAMDMKLRGMYIARQLSFTGVTFKIEEVLLSQSYVKMYNKAVKLWVIARERFQQAADLIDAEQRMKKSMWGQFWSAHQRFFKYLCIASKVKRVVQLAREEIKNGKCVVIGLQSTGEARTLEALEEGGGELNDFVSTAKGVLQSLIEKHFPAPDRKKLYSLLGIDLTAPSNNSSPRDSPCKENKVKKRKGEEITREAKKARKVGGLTGSSSDDSESESDASDNEESDYESSKNMSSGDDDDFNPFRDESSEDDEDDPWLIRKEHKKNKDKKKKKSIDPDSIQSALLASGLGSKRPSFSSTPVISPAPNSAPANSNTNSNSSLITSQDAVERAQQMKKDLLDKLEKLAEDLPPNTLDELIDELGGPENVAEMTGRKGRVVSNDDGSISYESRSELDVPVEILNITEKQRFMDGDKNIAIISEAASSGISLQADRRAKNQRRRVHMTLELPWSADRAIQQFGRTHRSNQVTAPEYVFLISELAGEQRFASIVAKRLESLGALTHGDRRATESRDLSRFNFDNKYGRNALEIVMKSIVNLDSPMVSPPPDYPGEFFKDVRQGLIGVGLINVEDRSGILTLDKDYNNIGKFLNRILGMEVHQQNALFQYFADTLTAVVQNAKKNGRYDMGILDLGSGDEKVRKSDVKKFLTPGYSTSGHVELYTISVERGMSWEEATKIWAELTGPDDGFYLSLQIRNNKKTAILVKEVNPKKKLFLVYRPNTGKQLKLEIYADLKKKYKKVVSDDALMHWFDQYNSSADTCTHAYWRGNCKKASLGLVCEIGLRCRTYYVLCGSVLSVWTKVEGVLASVSGTNVKMQIVRLRTEDGQRIVGLIIPANCVSPLVNLLSTSDQSQQLAVQQKQLWQQHHPQSITNLSSA